The window taatggtacccagtaagtatcaagactaacctcgatggagtagtaaAAAGGTACAAGTTGGGACACTCACTAGACACAAAACCTCTGCAaagtattaatataaagctaacagtGAAAAGAATATCAATATAAGCTAATAATGGAAGGAATATTAGTATAAAGCTAACAATAGAGAGATTATTAATATAATGCTTACAATGGAAGGTAAAAGcaataaatggcaacaaggaGTAAACATGTGTTAAAACAGCAAAATAatcagaaaaaatataaaatacaagtgaaataaatTAAGGAAAGCAAATGACAGTACAAATAACCAAGACGTTCTAACACAagatttacaacaagaattaccctgaggtatcacacctcataatcacaagcaCAATTCACAAATCTTCCTTATAACGCTGCGTGCgccttatatttattttaaaaatatttttttcgaaatagcgtcacgcgctttagcccccttatctcgccgcgtgTACTTCAAAATGAAGTAAATATCCTTACTAGCCCTTATCtagccgcatgcacatcaatatcaccacCCTTATCCCGCCGTATGCGCGTctcatcacaacacaataatcaacttgcACCACACGCGCctatatgccacaacattgccaaaacGATAATACCAATATCAAAATAATACATAGCTCACGGCTCAACAACAATGTGTGCAAGCACTTCAACAACAACTCAATGAAACGGGAAAGAATAatctcaacaatgaaagatatttcgtgtaataataacttcaattaaatgcatataataacctaagagtctaaaccggtcaaataatACATATAagcccgtgcacacactcgtcaccttgcccatctttcacataattcaaataatgcaattagaccaaatcctacgggaaagttccctcacacaaagttaggcaagataattaCCTCAATTATGTCAAATTAACACTCAAAGAtagtttttcctttaaaattcgcctccgcacggctcaaatctaacaaaaaagaCGTaaaatcatcaaacaatgcaagagaaactagTTATGGTaattaaagttaagatctttacacaatttctcAAAAGTCAATATCGAGCCCGCTCGGTCAATacccgagtccaagggtagatctcgactacccacaACCTCacagtccatatatgtgttttgttatcaaatccgagtccaattcgactctcaaatttcaaatttttatttttccaaaaCATAGTCAAAATTTCCCAAAACTTATCTTCAAATTCCATGTGTTAGAGGTTAGATatcataaataatcatgtaatataattgaaattggatcaaaatcacttacccaatagttgtatgttaaaatccctcctcaaaattgcctcctaccaagtctagggttctaaaatgtaaTAAATGAAGGTAAGTCCCTAAATCCCATTATTTTGTTCACCTATAGGTCTCGAAAATGCGACCTGGGGTTGGCGAATGCGAACCCCACAAATGTGACTGACACATCGCAAATGCAACCCAGGCTTCACATTTGCGAGGAttgcttcacaaatgcgaagcctACCACTCatagtgtaaggccccgtaaaaaaatTTCTAAAAATCGGGGTTCTGTGATGtcggggtaggcgtagaggttaataatagcaAAAATTCTTAGCTCatcgcggttcggactttttggattgaacagtgcgctagggagttgaaggaaaatattttgtagaaataggcatttctgcggcccattatggggccgcataatcactctgcgggtcgcagaatggccgcagagtgaagccgCTACTTGGGCCATTTTGATGTCAacttcgcggccaattatgcgaccgcataaccatttcgcgggccgcactttgatcGCATAATCAGCCTTAGGAATTTTGtggagggaagttctgcggcacattatgcgacagcagaataggtctgcgggctgcataacCACCGCGGACCCAGGTAGATATTTTCGAGATTTTTGGaaccaaattatgcggccgatatgcgggcCGCATATTTATTCTGCGGTcccatatgcgaccgcatatccttttccggagcttcatttttggatttttataacccgaccctacttcattaattAGACGTTTTatcccatttttgagctaaaatctggcattttgagagtgagagagtgccctagagtgagagagtgatctttaacaaattgtccttcaattcttgctcaaatctttgaagattaacaaggaaaactcaccaagtcttcatcctaaaggtaagattctacactctaaccctcaatttcgaattttgtctagaattggataattagtaagataatttttgggcatgggaGTGATTCATATTGCATGCATATgctatcaaagggtgtaagaaggttgtgagctaaaaatggtagagaatgggttgcgGAATaatggaatctttcacaaaagggccttaaaacactaatgcacacctagtgcttgataataagctcaaatgagctagaatcagaatcatcttcctaattttggttcaacttgttatatttctaaaatagattgaagctgctaagaattccggaacgttttaaaagttaaggaagctcaattgaggtatgttggttaaacccccttcttcttagaatcgaatcccacggtgttcatgtaattggtgtaagtcccaaattgatcattatagaattggctattcctaatgtgtttgtattgaaggatgtatgttcaatatttattctaaatgctttatCTTGTCATTTTGTCATtaaggatgtgttcaaaatgtggaatatgtgttagaaatgttaagacttcatgtcaagatcgaataaagaTTGTTAtgtcaaattgtatgaaaagcctttaTGTGCTTAGGAtttctaaattgctcatatgtgtactaataCTTTAAATGGTAGGCCTTATTGTTGTTaatgatgataatgatgtttgaatgtgaaaAGGggaaactggaattatgaaatatggcTAAGTGCAAAGAATGACTTTCTAATTGAGGCCATTTGTGCCAATGAATTAAAAATATGTGAAATAAGTATGAAGTGAgataattgattgaaaagataatgtctcggatgagacggcctagACGATCGTACCGTGatcagacgccatgccgcacacatggtggtgactgtgttggaaatgataattgaaattgtggttatggttgatgtctcaaatgagacgacctagccgatcgggtcgtgatcggactccgtataagaatacagtggtattgtgaattatggtatatcggctttaaagatcacccaacctaataacatggaaattgacttgagaacttatgtgatccttacttgatattttagtattatttgaatctcttattgaactcatgactgttttccccttatattattattcattctattgagatggtgtttagttttatacactagtactattcgacagtactaacgtcccttttgtccgggggcgctgcatctttaaatggatacaagtggttccatagcaggcagtgttgatcagcgatagtggtacatcctctttccaacagacttggtgagccccacttcatcccggagtcatgtattgtatcttttgttcatattattatcacgttttgaggtatagctggggccttgctaccggcactatcataacactcttttgtatcttttagaggctctgtagacactatgtgggttgtacatgggtgctagaaaagtcaaactgattatgttgtgttttgatctcttgttttactcgaatcataagaatgtgtgtattcttggactttaaaatgatgtaaccaatgagaagatttagtattgtatatatgatcttcctactgtctagttaatgaaatcatgtcttctcttgacCATGGGtaagttgggtagaaagtatctaatacgcttgcttgaccgggttcactcggttgagcgcaggTCGCGCTTCccaaggttggggcatgacacatAGCCCCCTTCGCAAATCGATGCAAATTTCGTAAATGTgacgatcgcaaatgcgaactggttCTCGCATTTGCAATAATTGTAGCACCAACACACCAATTGCTGAGAAACCAACTCAAAACCAATCTAAAACATGtctaaaactcacctgagccctgggggctctaaaccaaatattcacacaagtttaaaaatatcatacaaactggGTCGCGCGATCAAACACTAAAATAGCATCTGAAAcaatgaatcggacatcaaaatatatgaaattttACAATGAACTCAAGAATcgctagaatcacaaccaagcatccgattccctttaaaccaactcggaatgacaccaaaatttgatGACAAGTTCTATATAATAaatcgaacctattccaagtcccgaaataaaaatccgaacctgatagccataaattcaacctacggtcagacttaaaaaatttctaaaccttcaaattgccaacgttcgataaaacaagccaaatcaacttGGGAACCTCCGAATTCAAATCAGGGTATACTCCTAGgttcaaaatcactatacgaacttaTTGGAGCTAACAAAATATTGTTCCGGGGTTGTTTTCGCAAAAGTCAAAGCTCGGTCAATATTTTCAACCtaagcttctaaaccaagaaccaaaggatccaaatcattccaaaacttctccgaaataaaaccaaccatccccgcaagtcataaaaccataaacagACATAGGGAAGCCTCAAAGTGAAAACagagctcaaatacacaaaatgaccggtcagatcgttacattcGCCTCCCTTataacaaacgttcgtcctcgaacgagtataatgacatacctgaagtgccaaaaagATGAGAATAATTGCTCCGCATgtcatgctcggcctcccaagtcgcctcctcgaccggttgacctcttcattgaaccttcactgacgcaatgttctttgacctcaacttccggatgTGCCTATCCAATattgccactggctcctcaacataagtcaaatccttgtccaattggactgagctaaaatctgacacatgagacggattaccataatacttccgaagcatggaaacatggaacaccatgTGAACTTCCGATAAGCCGGGTGGCAATGCAAGAccataggccacctcacccactctctcaaggatctcaaaaggactaatatacctagggctcaacttgaccttattctcgaacctcatcacacccttcatgggtgaaactctgagtatAAACCTCTCTctcaccatgaatgccacatcacgagccctccgatcagcataactcttctatctggactacGCTGTActaagccgatcctgaatcaacttcacctttccCAAAATATCCTGAACTAAATTAGTGCCCACCAACCTAGCCTTCCTAGGCTAAAACCATCCAACCTGAGAACGAAATCACCTCCCATATAAGACCTTGTAAGGGGCCATCTGGATGCTCAAATGAtagttgttgttataggcaaactcaacaaccggtagaaactgatcccatgaactcccgaaatcaataacataggttgaatagtgcgctcgtacTACCCAtctatctggggatgaaatatcgtGCTCAGCTCAACCTGTGTACCTAACTCATGCtgcacagccctccaaaaatATGATGTGAACTACGTGCCTCGATTGGAGATAATAGACACtagcacaccatgaagacggacaatctcacgaatataaatccgagctagctgctctgaagagtgaGTAGTCATGACTAGAATGAAGTGCGCATacttggttagcctatccacaatgGCCCACACTGCATCGAATTTCCTCAAGgttcgtggaagtccaactacaaaatccatggtgatatgctcccacttccactctgggatatcAAGACTCTGAAGCAAACTGCTttgtctctggtgctcgtacttcaaCTGCtaacaatttaaacactgagTCACATACTCtgctatatctttcttcattcttctccactagtagtgctgcctcaagtcctagtatatctttgcggcacctggatgaatggaataccgcaaactgtgggcctcctcaagaatcaactcacgcaacccatccatattaggcacacaaatccgtcCATGGATCCACACCAccctatcatctccaatagaaacctcctttgCCTCACTGTGATAcaccttgtccttaaggacaagtaagtgggAATCATCATACTAACGCACCTTGATgcactcaaataaagaagaccgtgaaaccacgcaagcaagaactcgactaggctccgaaacatccaaaaATAAACATGTTGGCCAATGCCTAAACATCCAAAACTAACGGTCTCTCCCCAACTAGAATATAAGCAAAACTCCTTATGCTCTCAGCCTTCTTACTCAaatcatcggccaccatattggccttttcgggatgataaagaatggtgatatcatagtccttgagtagatctaaccacctccgctacctCAAGTTTAGATCCGTTTGCTTTAATATGTGTTGTAGACTCATGTGATCtatgaatacctcacaagacatgacgtagagatagtgcctccaaatcttcagcacgtgaataatggctgccaactctaaataaTGTACTGGGTAGttattctcatggggcttcaagtgtcgcgaagcataagcaatcactttaCCGCcatgcatcaatacgcacccaaTGCCAATCtgcaaagcatcacaataaactgtataagaaccTGATGCTGAAGGTAAAACCAGAactagagttgtagtcaaggcagtcttgagcttctaaaagctctccacACACTCATCAGACTACGTGAATGGGGTACCCTTTTGAGTCAATATGGTCAAAGGAGTTgtgatggatgaaaacccctccacaaaataGCGATAATACctggccaagcctagaaaactccagatctcagtaGCAGAAGACGGTATGGGCCCACTCTtaactgcctccaccttcttcggatccaccttaatcccctcactagacaccacatggccCAAAAACGCgattgaatcaagccaaaattcacacttggagaatttagcatatagcttcttctccctcaaggtctggagcacgatcctcaagtgctgctcatgatcctcccagctgtgagaatacaccaatatgtaGTCAATGAACATGATGACAAAAaaatcaagatacggctggaatacactattcatcaaatgcataaatgctgttggggcattggttagcccaaatgacatcaccaaaaacttaAAGTGACCATAGTGAGTCCTGAAAGCCTTCTTTAAAATAACTGAATCCCGGATCTTCAACTggtggtaccctgacctcaagtcaatcttcgaaaatactcgAGCACCCTGAAACTGATTAGGCAAGTCATCAATATGCagtagtggatacttgttcttgactgtaactttgttcagctgcctgtagttaatacacatcctcatagagccgtccttttttttcacaaatagaattggatcaccccaaggtgagacactcggtcggatgatacccttatcaagcagctcctgaagttgttcctttaatttctttaactccactggtgccatgcgatgtggaggaatagagatgggctgagtgcccgataccaagtcaataccaaaattgatatccctatcaggcggcatgcctggtAGGTATGctgaaacacatctgggaaattTATCCCTACCGAAACTGATTTAACGGtgggagtatcagcactgacatccctcacaaaggctagatatgctaaGCACCCCTTTTCAACCATCTATTGTGCATTCAAAAAGGACACCACCCTgataggaacataatctaatgtaCCTCTCCACTCCAGCCGCAGCAAACCTGACATAGATAATGTCACGATATTAGCGTGATAATCCAGGATAGCGTTATATGgtaacaaccagtccatgcccaaaatcatatcaaagtccaccatattgaGTAACAAAAGGTCCATCCTAGTCTCATAACTTTCGATAGTGACCAAACACGATTGATAG is drawn from Nicotiana tomentosiformis chromosome 12, ASM39032v3, whole genome shotgun sequence and contains these coding sequences:
- the LOC138902647 gene encoding uncharacterized protein; amino-acid sequence: MVRERFILRVSPMKGVMRFENKVKLSPRYISPFEILERVGEVAYGLALPPGLSEVHMVFHVSMLRKYYGNPSHVSDFSSVQLDKDLTYVEEPVAILDRHIRKLRSKNIASVKVQ